In Halopelagius longus, the following proteins share a genomic window:
- a CDS encoding TrmB family transcriptional regulator has product MDSTELRNALEDAGLSQYQAEAYTTLLQLGTASATEIADSCAVPNARIYDVLRDLETKGYIETYEQESLQARACDPAVVLEDLRGRASMLEEAADEIEERWDEPEVDQHKLSIVKRFETVIQRAASLIRDADNEVQLAATPKQYEELKPALREALSNDVLVKATLYTDSDASLDVEFDGTATEVRHRTLPTPFVVLIDRTGTCFAPHSHSLNEYGVLVDDYTLTYVFHWYFQTCLWEVWEEVYSVRPTDPPLVYSDLRRCIREIEPFLDDGAEITARVNGYETETGDAVEIEGRIVDVNYAGAGETEGSPPLSQLAGRVCFTVETGDGGGRYTVGGWGAVLENVEATRITVLECSA; this is encoded by the coding sequence ATGGACTCGACGGAACTGCGGAACGCGCTCGAGGACGCCGGGCTCTCGCAGTATCAGGCGGAGGCGTACACCACGCTCCTCCAACTCGGGACCGCGAGCGCAACCGAGATTGCGGACTCGTGTGCGGTTCCGAACGCGCGTATCTACGACGTGCTCCGCGATTTGGAGACGAAGGGGTACATCGAGACGTACGAACAGGAGAGCCTACAAGCGCGCGCGTGTGACCCCGCAGTCGTCCTCGAAGACCTGAGGGGTCGGGCGTCGATGCTCGAAGAGGCGGCCGACGAGATAGAAGAGCGGTGGGACGAACCGGAGGTCGACCAGCACAAACTGAGCATCGTCAAGCGCTTCGAGACGGTGATACAGCGCGCGGCGTCGCTCATCCGGGACGCCGACAACGAGGTGCAACTCGCCGCGACGCCGAAGCAGTACGAGGAACTGAAACCCGCGCTCCGGGAAGCGCTCTCGAACGACGTCCTCGTCAAGGCGACGCTCTACACCGACTCCGACGCGTCGCTCGACGTGGAGTTCGACGGTACCGCGACCGAGGTGCGGCACCGAACCCTCCCGACGCCGTTCGTCGTCCTCATCGACCGCACCGGGACGTGTTTCGCCCCGCACTCGCACTCGCTCAACGAGTACGGCGTCCTCGTGGACGACTACACGCTGACCTACGTGTTTCACTGGTACTTCCAGACGTGCCTCTGGGAGGTGTGGGAAGAGGTGTACAGCGTTCGCCCGACTGACCCGCCGTTGGTCTACTCGGACCTCCGGCGGTGCATCCGCGAAATCGAGCCGTTTCTGGACGACGGCGCGGAGATCACCGCCCGCGTGAACGGGTACGAGACGGAGACCGGCGACGCCGTCGAGATCGAGGGTCGGATCGTCGACGTGAACTACGCCGGCGCGGGCGAGACGGAGGGGTCGCCCCCCCTCTCGCAACTTGCGGGTCGGGTTTGCTTCACCGTCGAGACGGGCGACGGCGGCGGCCGGTACACCGTCGGCGGGTGGGGTGCCGTCCTCGAAAACGTGGAAGCGACGCGGATCACCGTCCTCGAGTGCTCAGCGTGA
- a CDS encoding DUF5794 domain-containing protein, whose protein sequence is MSVSRHPVALRLEQHVGGATRLLATVMALPLVDGIFPALIIAGALSSPASILETGLLIFGGSATVAVILAEMEGTRREQITSVLLIGAFIIPIAGIEAVFAETLRTLLAFEVFHRFAGLVILAVAAKTASSKVGEYLPSPSIIIGLGLVASFDPSGARLIVDPNVTTILHAAAAAGTGVGFALLVALFAPRLRGAVDIDRFRFGSSVALGMLAIDVLGLLPTDRPIALGVLAVTALFAFDPNAGEADADSAAEESGPSSAALADGGDSDPSPAAADSDDDAADADPDSDAGYGYPGEDESRAPWL, encoded by the coding sequence ATGAGCGTCTCACGACATCCGGTCGCCCTCCGCTTAGAACAGCATGTGGGCGGAGCCACGCGCCTGCTGGCGACGGTCATGGCTCTGCCCCTCGTAGACGGCATCTTCCCCGCGCTCATCATCGCGGGTGCGCTGAGCAGTCCGGCCAGCATACTGGAGACGGGGCTGCTCATCTTCGGGGGGTCCGCCACGGTGGCGGTCATCCTCGCCGAGATGGAAGGCACCCGGCGCGAGCAGATAACCTCCGTGCTGCTCATCGGGGCGTTCATCATCCCCATCGCGGGCATAGAAGCGGTGTTCGCCGAGACGTTGCGGACGCTGTTGGCGTTCGAGGTGTTCCACCGCTTCGCCGGGCTGGTCATCCTCGCCGTCGCCGCGAAGACGGCGTCCTCGAAGGTGGGCGAGTACCTGCCCTCGCCGAGCATCATCATCGGACTCGGCCTCGTTGCGAGCTTCGACCCCTCGGGCGCGCGCCTCATCGTCGACCCCAACGTGACGACGATACTGCACGCCGCCGCGGCGGCCGGGACGGGCGTCGGGTTCGCCCTCCTCGTCGCCCTGTTCGCGCCCCGCCTCCGCGGGGCCGTGGACATCGACCGCTTCCGCTTCGGGAGTTCGGTCGCACTCGGCATGCTCGCCATCGACGTGTTGGGCCTCCTCCCGACGGACCGCCCCATCGCGCTGGGCGTGTTGGCCGTCACGGCCCTGTTCGCCTTCGACCCGAACGCCGGCGAGGCGGACGCCGACTCGGCCGCCGAGGAATCGGGTCCGTCCAGCGCCGCACTCGCGGACGGCGGCGACTCGGACCCCTCGCCCGCCGCCGCGGACTCTGACGACGACGCGGCCGACGCCGACCCCGACTCCGACGCCGGATACGGCTACCCCGGCGAGGACGAGTCGCGCGCGCCGTGGCTCTGA
- a CDS encoding secondary thiamine-phosphate synthase enzyme YjbQ: protein MGTARFDVETDARLDVSDVTDRVADAVDDAAGTDADACTVFVRHTTAGVVCNENERRLLSDIEELLASAVPDEGWSHDELDGNADSHLRALLLGNSVTVPLADGELDLGTWQSLLLVECDGPRTRTVSVVTH, encoded by the coding sequence ATGGGAACGGCCCGATTCGACGTCGAGACGGACGCCCGCCTCGACGTCTCGGACGTGACGGACCGAGTCGCAGATGCAGTGGACGACGCCGCCGGCACGGACGCGGACGCCTGTACGGTGTTCGTCAGACACACGACGGCGGGCGTCGTCTGCAACGAGAACGAACGCCGACTGTTGTCCGATATCGAGGAGTTGCTCGCCTCGGCCGTCCCGGACGAGGGGTGGTCACACGACGAACTCGACGGCAACGCGGACTCGCACCTCCGCGCCCTCCTCCTCGGCAACAGCGTCACCGTCCCCCTCGCGGACGGCGAGTTGGACCTCGGAACGTGGCAGTCGCTCCTCTTGGTGGAGTGCGACGGCCCTCGGACGCGAACGGTTTCGGTGGTGACCCACTGA
- the guaB gene encoding IMP dehydrogenase, producing the protein MANDVPERESFSEKLQVPEALTFDDVLLRPAESRVEPDDADVSTRVSKNVELNVPVLSAAMDTVTESGMAIGMAREGGLGVLHRNMDVEGMVAEIERVKRADELVIRRDNVVTANPDQTVREVDEMMEHRGVSGAPVVDEEDTVLGIISGTDIRPYLEVGESDEVREAMTDEVITAPRDVTAREALELMYDHKIERVPIVDDDKHLVGLVTMQGILQRREHENAARDEDGRLRVGVAVGPFEMDRATAADEAGADVLFIDCAHAHNLNVLDSARDIKESVDADVVVGNIGTREAAEACVDFADGLKVGIGPGSICTTRVVTGAGMPQITAVAQVADVAAEQDVPVIADGGIRYSGDAIKAIAAGADAVMLGSYFAGTDEAPGRVITMNGKKYKQYRGMGSVGAMKSGGGDRYLKDVDEDEEEEMVPEGVEAATPYKGTLASELHQLVGGMRSGMGYVGSETIPEFKRESRFVRVSSAGQTEGHPHDVMITDEAPNYSPQGE; encoded by the coding sequence ATGGCGAACGACGTTCCCGAGCGAGAGTCTTTCTCAGAGAAACTGCAGGTGCCGGAGGCGCTGACGTTCGACGACGTGCTACTCAGACCCGCCGAGAGCCGCGTCGAACCCGACGACGCGGACGTGTCCACGCGCGTCTCGAAGAACGTCGAACTCAACGTCCCCGTTCTGTCGGCGGCGATGGACACCGTCACCGAGAGCGGGATGGCGATAGGGATGGCCCGCGAGGGCGGTCTCGGCGTCCTCCACCGCAACATGGACGTAGAGGGCATGGTCGCGGAGATAGAACGCGTAAAGCGCGCCGACGAACTCGTCATCAGACGGGACAACGTCGTCACCGCGAACCCAGACCAGACGGTACGCGAGGTAGACGAGATGATGGAACACCGCGGCGTCTCGGGCGCGCCCGTCGTCGACGAAGAGGACACCGTCCTCGGCATCATCTCCGGGACGGACATCCGTCCGTACCTCGAAGTCGGCGAGTCCGACGAGGTGCGCGAGGCGATGACCGACGAGGTCATCACCGCGCCGCGCGACGTGACCGCCCGCGAAGCGCTCGAACTCATGTACGACCACAAGATAGAGCGCGTTCCCATCGTCGACGACGACAAGCACCTCGTCGGACTCGTGACGATGCAGGGCATCCTCCAGCGCCGCGAACACGAGAACGCCGCGCGCGACGAGGACGGCCGCCTCCGCGTCGGCGTCGCCGTCGGCCCGTTCGAGATGGACCGCGCCACCGCCGCCGACGAAGCGGGCGCCGACGTGTTGTTCATCGACTGCGCGCACGCGCACAACCTCAACGTCCTCGACAGCGCACGCGACATCAAGGAGTCCGTCGACGCCGACGTCGTCGTCGGCAACATCGGGACCCGCGAGGCGGCCGAAGCCTGCGTGGACTTCGCCGACGGCCTGAAGGTCGGCATCGGCCCCGGTTCCATCTGTACCACGCGCGTCGTCACCGGCGCGGGCATGCCGCAGATTACCGCCGTCGCCCAAGTCGCGGACGTCGCCGCGGAGCAGGACGTCCCCGTCATCGCGGACGGGGGCATCCGCTACTCCGGCGACGCCATCAAGGCCATCGCCGCGGGCGCGGACGCCGTCATGCTCGGGTCGTACTTCGCGGGCACCGACGAGGCTCCCGGCCGCGTCATCACGATGAACGGGAAGAAGTACAAGCAGTACCGCGGCATGGGGTCGGTCGGCGCGATGAAGTCCGGCGGCGGCGACCGCTACCTCAAGGACGTAGACGAGGACGAAGAAGAGGAGATGGTCCCCGAGGGCGTCGAGGCGGCGACGCCGTACAAGGGGACGCTCGCCTCCGAACTCCACCAACTCGTCGGCGGGATGCGCTCCGGGATGGGCTACGTCGGTTCGGAGACGATTCCGGAGTTCAAGCGCGAGTCCCGGTTCGTCCGCGTCTCCAGTGCGGGTCAGACCGAGGGCCACCCCCACGACGTGATGATAACCGACGAAGCGCCGAACTACAGTCCGCAGGGCGAGTAA